One window of the Melanotaenia boesemani isolate fMelBoe1 chromosome 14, fMelBoe1.pri, whole genome shotgun sequence genome contains the following:
- the osbpl1a gene encoding oxysterol-binding protein-related protein 1 isoform X2 translates to MEELEPEEQFLQYARNGDVPGLQRLLMSKIREEVQLNINCKGKSKSNLGWTPLHLACYFGHKDVVEELLKAGANVNLPNNIGDTPLHKAAFTGRKEVVMLLLHYDACATVINGTAQIPKDVTQNTEIRSMLEAAERTEERKLEEKLLEAAREGDLLTLTKLLSRKKPPDINCTDLLGNTPLHCAAYRGQRQCALKLLKSGANPNSKNKNGQTVFDLANDTAMKQFLEGNLHRGLTRRVKKYEGLLWKSSRFFGWRSYWVVLQDGVLSWYSKQSDATANVRRQGCKSLTNAHCLIRAKDNCFFTLKCFDDSVHHFKVSPKTEPEATRKAWLDAMEEHSAYSTHYCSQEQGSEEEEEEKVMSLGELTDSLQAAEVSQKKLEKEVAAFLSMLKNDGLSERFPSGVLQKMQEICELSSETTSSLSLCLSLFSKQEGVRSLKLEQEVEKNKILSEALQTLATEHHELEQSVFEGSSPRSALSEDEFHDAVSESDSELSLSGFETVASHSFEEDEEDEGSVMLSSTCSSPTTSMLQEDHHGDGDETQPNGITKHRSSLPAPMFSRNDFSIWSILKNCIGMELSKITMPVIFNEPLSFLQRLTEYMEHMYLIHQANSSTDSIERMKCVAAFAVSAVASQWERTGKPFNPLLGETYELVREDLGFKLISEQVSHHPPVSAFHAEGLKQDFVFHGSIYPKLKFWGKSVEAEPKGIITLELPKHNEAYTWTNPTCCVHNIIVGQLWIEQYGNVELINHRTGEKCFLNFKPCGLFGKELHKVEGYILDKSKKKLCALYGKWTECLYVVDPAAFEAHKKNDKKAAEEKKASKAGCSVDQEAVPSQAADTVEVIPGSQLLWRIAPRPVNSAQMYSFTSFAMQLNELRKEMEGVIPQTDCRLRPDIRAMENGDIDLASEEKKRLEEKQRAARKNRSKSDEEWKTKWFQQGQNPHTRSSDWLFSGGYWDRTYSQLPDIY, encoded by the exons CCCGGAACGGAGATGTTCCCGGTCTGCAGAGACTCCTCATGTCCAAGATTAGAGAGGAGGTGCAGCTCAACATCAACTGCAAAG GTAAAAGTAAGTCTAACCTGGGATGGACGCCTCTTCACTTGGCCTGTTATTTTGGCCACAAAGATGTAGTGGAAGAACTGCTCAAg GCAGGGGCGAACGTGAACTTGCCCAATAATATTGGAGATACGCCGCTGCACAAAGCTGCCTTCACAGGAAGAAAG GAGGTtgtcatgctgctgctgcactaTGATGCATGTGCTACTGTCATCAATGGGACAGCTCAGATTCCCAAAGATGTCACTCAGAATACAGAGATCAGAAGCATGTTGGAAG CGGCTGAGAGAACAGAGGAGAGGAAACTGGAGGAGAAACTTTTAGAAGCTGCACGTGAAGGAGACCTTTTAACACTAACTAAGCTG CTCAGCAGGAAGAAGCCTCCAGATATCAACTGCACAGATCTGCTGGGTAACACTCCGCTGCATTGTGCTGCCTATCGAGGCCAGAGGCAGTGCGCCCTGAAGCTGCTCAAAAGTGGAGCCAACCCCAattcaaagaacaaaaatg GCCAGACAGTGTTTGACCTAGCCAATGATACAGCAATGAAGCAGTTTCTGGAAGGCAACCTTCATCGA GGTTTGACCCGTCGTGTCAAGAAGTATGAAGGGCTCCTTTGGAAG AGTTCTAGATTTTTTGGCTGGCGCTCCTACTGGGTCGTCCTTCAGGACGGAGTCTTATCCTGGTACTCCAAACA GTCAGATGCCACTGCCAATGTGAGAAGACAAGGCTGTAAGTCCCTCACAAATGCTCACTGCTTG ATAAGAGCCAAGGATAACTGCTTTTTTACCCTCAAGTGCTTTGATGACAGCGTGCATCACTTCAAAGTATCACCTAAAACTGAGCCAGAAGCAACAAGAAAA gctTGGCTTGATGCGATGGAAGAGCATTCAGCTTATAGCACACATTACTGCTCCCAAGAGCAAGGaagtgaagaggaggaagaggaaaaagtgATGTCACTCGGGGAGCTAACGGACTCACTACAG GCAGCAGAGGTCAGCCAGAAGAAGCTAGAGAAGGAGGTGGCGGCTTTCTTGTCCATGCTGAAAAATGATGGGCTGTCAGAAC GATTTCCATCAGGTGTACTgcaaaaaatgcaagaaatctGTGAGCTGTCCAGTGAGACCACCTCCAGTCTTAGTTTATGTCTCAGCCTCTTCTCCAAGCAAGAAGGG GTGCGCAGTCTGAAATTGGAGCAGGAGGTAGAGAAGAATAAGATCCTCTCTGAAGCGCTGCAGACTCTCGCCACAGAGCACCACGAACTTGAGCAATCCGTCTTCGAGGGATCTTCACCGCGGAGTGCCCTCAGTGAGGATGAGTTCCACGACGCTGTGTCTG AATCAGACTCAGAGCTCTCACTGAGCGGCTTTGAGACCGTGGCCAGCCATTCCTTtgaggaggacgaggaggacGAAGGCTCTGTCATGCTAAGCAGCACTTGCAGCAGCCCCACCACCAGCATGTTGCAGGAggatcaccatggagacggggATGAGACTCAACCCAATGGGATAACAAAGCATAG GTCGAGCTTACCTGCGCCGATGTTTTCAAGAAATGACTTCAGCATCTGGAGTATCCTGAAGAACTGCATTGGAATG GAGCTCTCTAAGATTACAATGCCAGTTATTTTCAATGAGCCACTCAGCTTTTTGCAGCGTCTGACAGAATACATGGAGCACATGTACCTCATCCACCAAGCCAATTCTTCCACAGATTCAATTGAGAGGATGAAG TGTGTGGCTGCATTTGCAGTATCTGCTGTGGCTTCCCAGTGGGAGCGGACAGGTAAACCCTTCAACCCACTGCTTGGAGAAACATATGAACTGGTCAG AGAGGATCTCGGGTTCAAGCTCATATCGGAGCAGGTGAGCCACCACCCTCCAGTCAGCGCCTTCCATGCTGAAGGCCTGAAGCAAGACTTTGTGTTTCATGGATCCATCTACCCCAAACTTAAGTTCTGGGGAAAGAGCGTggaagctgagccaaaaggcatcATAACACTGGAGCTGCCCAA ACACAACGAAGCTTACACATGGACAAATCCTACATGTTGTGTTCACAACATCATTGTAGGTCAGCTGTGGATTGAGCAGTATGGAAATGTGGAATTGATCAACCACAG AACTGGTGAAAAGTGTTTTCTGAATTTCAAACCGTGTGGACTTTTTGGAAAAGAGCTGCACAAAGTTGAAGGTTACATACTAGATAAAAG CAAAAAGAAGCTGTGCGCGCTCTATGGGAAGTGGACCGAGTGCCTATATGTTGTAGATCCGGCTGCCTTTGAGGCCCacaagaaaaatgacaaaaaagcgGCCGAGGAGAAGAAAGCAAGTAAAGCG GGTTGCAGTGTGGATCAGGAGGCGGTTCCCTCACAGGCTGCAGACACTGTGGAGGTGATTCCTGGCAGCCAGCTGTTGTGGAGAATCGCACCCAGACCAGTCAACTCTGCCCAG ATGTACAGCTTCACGTCCTTCGCGATGCAGCTGAACGAGCTGCGTAAGGAAATGGAGGGCGTGATTCCCCAGACGGACTGCAGGCTCAGACCAGATATAAGAGCCATGGAGAACGGCGACATCG ACCTCGCCAGCGAGGAGAAGAAGAGACTCGAGGAGAAACAAAGGGCTGCTCGCAAAAATCGCTCCAAATCTGATGAAGAGTGGAAGACAAA GTGGTTTCAACAGGGGCAAAACCCCCACACCCGCTCCTCGGACTGGCTCTTCTCTGGTGGATATTGGGACAGGACATACAGCCAGCTCCCAGATATTTACTAA
- the osbpl1a gene encoding oxysterol-binding protein-related protein 1 isoform X3, with amino-acid sequence MLEAAERTEERKLEEKLLEAAREGDLLTLTKLLSRKKPPDINCTDLLGNTPLHCAAYRGQRQCALKLLKSGANPNSKNKNGQTVFDLANDTAMKQFLEGNLHRGLTRRVKKYEGLLWKSSRFFGWRSYWVVLQDGVLSWYSKQSDATANVRRQGCKSLTNAHCLIRAKDNCFFTLKCFDDSVHHFKVSPKTEPEATRKAWLDAMEEHSAYSTHYCSQEQGSEEEEEEKVMSLGELTDSLQAAEVSQKKLEKEVAAFLSMLKNDGLSERFPSGVLQKMQEICELSSETTSSLSLCLSLFSKQEGVRSLKLEQEVEKNKILSEALQTLATEHHELEQSVFEGSSPRSALSEDEFHDAVSESDSELSLSGFETVASHSFEEDEEDEGSVMLSSTCSSPTTSMLQEDHHGDGDETQPNGITKHRSSLPAPMFSRNDFSIWSILKNCIGMELSKITMPVIFNEPLSFLQRLTEYMEHMYLIHQANSSTDSIERMKCVAAFAVSAVASQWERTGKPFNPLLGETYELVREDLGFKLISEQVSHHPPVSAFHAEGLKQDFVFHGSIYPKLKFWGKSVEAEPKGIITLELPKHNEAYTWTNPTCCVHNIIVGQLWIEQYGNVELINHRTGEKCFLNFKPCGLFGKELHKVEGYILDKSKKKLCALYGKWTECLYVVDPAAFEAHKKNDKKAAEEKKASKAGCSVDQEAVPSQAADTVEVIPGSQLLWRIAPRPVNSAQMYSFTSFAMQLNELRKEMEGVIPQTDCRLRPDIRAMENGDIDLASEEKKRLEEKQRAARKNRSKSDEEWKTKNPPLGPRWFQQGQNPHTRSSDWLFSGGYWDRTYSQLPDIY; translated from the exons ATGTTGGAAG CGGCTGAGAGAACAGAGGAGAGGAAACTGGAGGAGAAACTTTTAGAAGCTGCACGTGAAGGAGACCTTTTAACACTAACTAAGCTG CTCAGCAGGAAGAAGCCTCCAGATATCAACTGCACAGATCTGCTGGGTAACACTCCGCTGCATTGTGCTGCCTATCGAGGCCAGAGGCAGTGCGCCCTGAAGCTGCTCAAAAGTGGAGCCAACCCCAattcaaagaacaaaaatg GCCAGACAGTGTTTGACCTAGCCAATGATACAGCAATGAAGCAGTTTCTGGAAGGCAACCTTCATCGA GGTTTGACCCGTCGTGTCAAGAAGTATGAAGGGCTCCTTTGGAAG AGTTCTAGATTTTTTGGCTGGCGCTCCTACTGGGTCGTCCTTCAGGACGGAGTCTTATCCTGGTACTCCAAACA GTCAGATGCCACTGCCAATGTGAGAAGACAAGGCTGTAAGTCCCTCACAAATGCTCACTGCTTG ATAAGAGCCAAGGATAACTGCTTTTTTACCCTCAAGTGCTTTGATGACAGCGTGCATCACTTCAAAGTATCACCTAAAACTGAGCCAGAAGCAACAAGAAAA gctTGGCTTGATGCGATGGAAGAGCATTCAGCTTATAGCACACATTACTGCTCCCAAGAGCAAGGaagtgaagaggaggaagaggaaaaagtgATGTCACTCGGGGAGCTAACGGACTCACTACAG GCAGCAGAGGTCAGCCAGAAGAAGCTAGAGAAGGAGGTGGCGGCTTTCTTGTCCATGCTGAAAAATGATGGGCTGTCAGAAC GATTTCCATCAGGTGTACTgcaaaaaatgcaagaaatctGTGAGCTGTCCAGTGAGACCACCTCCAGTCTTAGTTTATGTCTCAGCCTCTTCTCCAAGCAAGAAGGG GTGCGCAGTCTGAAATTGGAGCAGGAGGTAGAGAAGAATAAGATCCTCTCTGAAGCGCTGCAGACTCTCGCCACAGAGCACCACGAACTTGAGCAATCCGTCTTCGAGGGATCTTCACCGCGGAGTGCCCTCAGTGAGGATGAGTTCCACGACGCTGTGTCTG AATCAGACTCAGAGCTCTCACTGAGCGGCTTTGAGACCGTGGCCAGCCATTCCTTtgaggaggacgaggaggacGAAGGCTCTGTCATGCTAAGCAGCACTTGCAGCAGCCCCACCACCAGCATGTTGCAGGAggatcaccatggagacggggATGAGACTCAACCCAATGGGATAACAAAGCATAG GTCGAGCTTACCTGCGCCGATGTTTTCAAGAAATGACTTCAGCATCTGGAGTATCCTGAAGAACTGCATTGGAATG GAGCTCTCTAAGATTACAATGCCAGTTATTTTCAATGAGCCACTCAGCTTTTTGCAGCGTCTGACAGAATACATGGAGCACATGTACCTCATCCACCAAGCCAATTCTTCCACAGATTCAATTGAGAGGATGAAG TGTGTGGCTGCATTTGCAGTATCTGCTGTGGCTTCCCAGTGGGAGCGGACAGGTAAACCCTTCAACCCACTGCTTGGAGAAACATATGAACTGGTCAG AGAGGATCTCGGGTTCAAGCTCATATCGGAGCAGGTGAGCCACCACCCTCCAGTCAGCGCCTTCCATGCTGAAGGCCTGAAGCAAGACTTTGTGTTTCATGGATCCATCTACCCCAAACTTAAGTTCTGGGGAAAGAGCGTggaagctgagccaaaaggcatcATAACACTGGAGCTGCCCAA ACACAACGAAGCTTACACATGGACAAATCCTACATGTTGTGTTCACAACATCATTGTAGGTCAGCTGTGGATTGAGCAGTATGGAAATGTGGAATTGATCAACCACAG AACTGGTGAAAAGTGTTTTCTGAATTTCAAACCGTGTGGACTTTTTGGAAAAGAGCTGCACAAAGTTGAAGGTTACATACTAGATAAAAG CAAAAAGAAGCTGTGCGCGCTCTATGGGAAGTGGACCGAGTGCCTATATGTTGTAGATCCGGCTGCCTTTGAGGCCCacaagaaaaatgacaaaaaagcgGCCGAGGAGAAGAAAGCAAGTAAAGCG GGTTGCAGTGTGGATCAGGAGGCGGTTCCCTCACAGGCTGCAGACACTGTGGAGGTGATTCCTGGCAGCCAGCTGTTGTGGAGAATCGCACCCAGACCAGTCAACTCTGCCCAG ATGTACAGCTTCACGTCCTTCGCGATGCAGCTGAACGAGCTGCGTAAGGAAATGGAGGGCGTGATTCCCCAGACGGACTGCAGGCTCAGACCAGATATAAGAGCCATGGAGAACGGCGACATCG ACCTCGCCAGCGAGGAGAAGAAGAGACTCGAGGAGAAACAAAGGGCTGCTCGCAAAAATCGCTCCAAATCTGATGAAGAGTGGAAGACAAA GAACCCTCCCCTGGGCCCGAG GTGGTTTCAACAGGGGCAAAACCCCCACACCCGCTCCTCGGACTGGCTCTTCTCTGGTGGATATTGGGACAGGACATACAGCCAGCTCCCAGATATTTACTAA
- the osbpl1a gene encoding oxysterol-binding protein-related protein 1 isoform X1, producing MEELEPEEQFLQYARNGDVPGLQRLLMSKIREEVQLNINCKGKSKSNLGWTPLHLACYFGHKDVVEELLKAGANVNLPNNIGDTPLHKAAFTGRKEVVMLLLHYDACATVINGTAQIPKDVTQNTEIRSMLEAAERTEERKLEEKLLEAAREGDLLTLTKLLSRKKPPDINCTDLLGNTPLHCAAYRGQRQCALKLLKSGANPNSKNKNGQTVFDLANDTAMKQFLEGNLHRGLTRRVKKYEGLLWKSSRFFGWRSYWVVLQDGVLSWYSKQSDATANVRRQGCKSLTNAHCLIRAKDNCFFTLKCFDDSVHHFKVSPKTEPEATRKAWLDAMEEHSAYSTHYCSQEQGSEEEEEEKVMSLGELTDSLQAAEVSQKKLEKEVAAFLSMLKNDGLSERFPSGVLQKMQEICELSSETTSSLSLCLSLFSKQEGVRSLKLEQEVEKNKILSEALQTLATEHHELEQSVFEGSSPRSALSEDEFHDAVSESDSELSLSGFETVASHSFEEDEEDEGSVMLSSTCSSPTTSMLQEDHHGDGDETQPNGITKHRSSLPAPMFSRNDFSIWSILKNCIGMELSKITMPVIFNEPLSFLQRLTEYMEHMYLIHQANSSTDSIERMKCVAAFAVSAVASQWERTGKPFNPLLGETYELVREDLGFKLISEQVSHHPPVSAFHAEGLKQDFVFHGSIYPKLKFWGKSVEAEPKGIITLELPKHNEAYTWTNPTCCVHNIIVGQLWIEQYGNVELINHRTGEKCFLNFKPCGLFGKELHKVEGYILDKSKKKLCALYGKWTECLYVVDPAAFEAHKKNDKKAAEEKKASKAGCSVDQEAVPSQAADTVEVIPGSQLLWRIAPRPVNSAQMYSFTSFAMQLNELRKEMEGVIPQTDCRLRPDIRAMENGDIDLASEEKKRLEEKQRAARKNRSKSDEEWKTKNPPLGPRWFQQGQNPHTRSSDWLFSGGYWDRTYSQLPDIY from the exons CCCGGAACGGAGATGTTCCCGGTCTGCAGAGACTCCTCATGTCCAAGATTAGAGAGGAGGTGCAGCTCAACATCAACTGCAAAG GTAAAAGTAAGTCTAACCTGGGATGGACGCCTCTTCACTTGGCCTGTTATTTTGGCCACAAAGATGTAGTGGAAGAACTGCTCAAg GCAGGGGCGAACGTGAACTTGCCCAATAATATTGGAGATACGCCGCTGCACAAAGCTGCCTTCACAGGAAGAAAG GAGGTtgtcatgctgctgctgcactaTGATGCATGTGCTACTGTCATCAATGGGACAGCTCAGATTCCCAAAGATGTCACTCAGAATACAGAGATCAGAAGCATGTTGGAAG CGGCTGAGAGAACAGAGGAGAGGAAACTGGAGGAGAAACTTTTAGAAGCTGCACGTGAAGGAGACCTTTTAACACTAACTAAGCTG CTCAGCAGGAAGAAGCCTCCAGATATCAACTGCACAGATCTGCTGGGTAACACTCCGCTGCATTGTGCTGCCTATCGAGGCCAGAGGCAGTGCGCCCTGAAGCTGCTCAAAAGTGGAGCCAACCCCAattcaaagaacaaaaatg GCCAGACAGTGTTTGACCTAGCCAATGATACAGCAATGAAGCAGTTTCTGGAAGGCAACCTTCATCGA GGTTTGACCCGTCGTGTCAAGAAGTATGAAGGGCTCCTTTGGAAG AGTTCTAGATTTTTTGGCTGGCGCTCCTACTGGGTCGTCCTTCAGGACGGAGTCTTATCCTGGTACTCCAAACA GTCAGATGCCACTGCCAATGTGAGAAGACAAGGCTGTAAGTCCCTCACAAATGCTCACTGCTTG ATAAGAGCCAAGGATAACTGCTTTTTTACCCTCAAGTGCTTTGATGACAGCGTGCATCACTTCAAAGTATCACCTAAAACTGAGCCAGAAGCAACAAGAAAA gctTGGCTTGATGCGATGGAAGAGCATTCAGCTTATAGCACACATTACTGCTCCCAAGAGCAAGGaagtgaagaggaggaagaggaaaaagtgATGTCACTCGGGGAGCTAACGGACTCACTACAG GCAGCAGAGGTCAGCCAGAAGAAGCTAGAGAAGGAGGTGGCGGCTTTCTTGTCCATGCTGAAAAATGATGGGCTGTCAGAAC GATTTCCATCAGGTGTACTgcaaaaaatgcaagaaatctGTGAGCTGTCCAGTGAGACCACCTCCAGTCTTAGTTTATGTCTCAGCCTCTTCTCCAAGCAAGAAGGG GTGCGCAGTCTGAAATTGGAGCAGGAGGTAGAGAAGAATAAGATCCTCTCTGAAGCGCTGCAGACTCTCGCCACAGAGCACCACGAACTTGAGCAATCCGTCTTCGAGGGATCTTCACCGCGGAGTGCCCTCAGTGAGGATGAGTTCCACGACGCTGTGTCTG AATCAGACTCAGAGCTCTCACTGAGCGGCTTTGAGACCGTGGCCAGCCATTCCTTtgaggaggacgaggaggacGAAGGCTCTGTCATGCTAAGCAGCACTTGCAGCAGCCCCACCACCAGCATGTTGCAGGAggatcaccatggagacggggATGAGACTCAACCCAATGGGATAACAAAGCATAG GTCGAGCTTACCTGCGCCGATGTTTTCAAGAAATGACTTCAGCATCTGGAGTATCCTGAAGAACTGCATTGGAATG GAGCTCTCTAAGATTACAATGCCAGTTATTTTCAATGAGCCACTCAGCTTTTTGCAGCGTCTGACAGAATACATGGAGCACATGTACCTCATCCACCAAGCCAATTCTTCCACAGATTCAATTGAGAGGATGAAG TGTGTGGCTGCATTTGCAGTATCTGCTGTGGCTTCCCAGTGGGAGCGGACAGGTAAACCCTTCAACCCACTGCTTGGAGAAACATATGAACTGGTCAG AGAGGATCTCGGGTTCAAGCTCATATCGGAGCAGGTGAGCCACCACCCTCCAGTCAGCGCCTTCCATGCTGAAGGCCTGAAGCAAGACTTTGTGTTTCATGGATCCATCTACCCCAAACTTAAGTTCTGGGGAAAGAGCGTggaagctgagccaaaaggcatcATAACACTGGAGCTGCCCAA ACACAACGAAGCTTACACATGGACAAATCCTACATGTTGTGTTCACAACATCATTGTAGGTCAGCTGTGGATTGAGCAGTATGGAAATGTGGAATTGATCAACCACAG AACTGGTGAAAAGTGTTTTCTGAATTTCAAACCGTGTGGACTTTTTGGAAAAGAGCTGCACAAAGTTGAAGGTTACATACTAGATAAAAG CAAAAAGAAGCTGTGCGCGCTCTATGGGAAGTGGACCGAGTGCCTATATGTTGTAGATCCGGCTGCCTTTGAGGCCCacaagaaaaatgacaaaaaagcgGCCGAGGAGAAGAAAGCAAGTAAAGCG GGTTGCAGTGTGGATCAGGAGGCGGTTCCCTCACAGGCTGCAGACACTGTGGAGGTGATTCCTGGCAGCCAGCTGTTGTGGAGAATCGCACCCAGACCAGTCAACTCTGCCCAG ATGTACAGCTTCACGTCCTTCGCGATGCAGCTGAACGAGCTGCGTAAGGAAATGGAGGGCGTGATTCCCCAGACGGACTGCAGGCTCAGACCAGATATAAGAGCCATGGAGAACGGCGACATCG ACCTCGCCAGCGAGGAGAAGAAGAGACTCGAGGAGAAACAAAGGGCTGCTCGCAAAAATCGCTCCAAATCTGATGAAGAGTGGAAGACAAA GAACCCTCCCCTGGGCCCGAG GTGGTTTCAACAGGGGCAAAACCCCCACACCCGCTCCTCGGACTGGCTCTTCTCTGGTGGATATTGGGACAGGACATACAGCCAGCTCCCAGATATTTACTAA